The following are from one region of the Lacinutrix sp. Bg11-31 genome:
- a CDS encoding OmpA family protein, with the protein MMNNLKNTIKLFVVALVCALSFTSNAQQLENETNYFQLSPRIGYDFPSYNNNTPYIDYKGGLDLGLSLDYYWNTFGLGFDFDYIKNKPESTYPTDNLYDPSGPTLLTNFNLTEDNISRLFFGIGPNVQFRSNSRKFKTEINTRFGIASIKGGRTYLQSTTPVIPLNFHAGYKDSGVFTFKGQVRFTYFLSDNFGINAGAYYMRHFGAKELFDTPLGVSAGYIPIVDGNSANGGPSSDLDFNNAQLREKPCDCDISSVGVFAGITYKFSKKVKEDVCEVCGEDHMPRCCATCGCGVTVTARDKYTSETLPLTDVVLTDLNGNIVQSGITNSYGVVVFNDVAEADYIVKGKLYDVSLEETSITKDEFKACKKDGNSIQKVIEYGDLNFVLKGNVVECNTDKGIQGVDVVLKNTVNPGQKNTLSDAKGDFIFHLKQASIFLLKGNKNGYFSNEVSITTNDYDRNKSLFIDFEMCVNPCGQAIKLDNIIFNLDKWDILPAARPDLDYVVKLMQDNPTISVEMSSHTDSRGSNPYNQTLSQKRAESTINYLMTKGISRARLIARGAGETELLNQCADGATCAENEHTINRRTEFKVICPQ; encoded by the coding sequence ATGATGAACAATTTAAAAAACACGATTAAGCTATTTGTTGTTGCATTAGTATGCGCTTTGTCGTTTACTTCTAACGCACAACAATTAGAAAATGAAACAAATTATTTTCAACTATCGCCTAGAATAGGTTACGATTTCCCATCGTACAATAACAACACACCATATATTGATTATAAAGGTGGATTAGATTTAGGTCTCTCTTTAGACTATTACTGGAACACCTTTGGTTTGGGTTTCGACTTCGATTACATTAAAAATAAACCAGAAAGCACGTATCCAACAGATAATTTGTACGATCCAAGTGGGCCTACATTATTGACCAATTTTAATTTAACCGAGGACAATATTTCAAGACTATTTTTTGGTATAGGACCAAATGTCCAGTTTAGAAGTAATTCTAGGAAATTTAAAACCGAAATTAACACACGCTTTGGAATAGCTTCAATAAAAGGAGGTAGAACTTATCTACAAAGTACAACACCTGTAATTCCGTTAAATTTTCACGCTGGATATAAAGACTCTGGTGTATTCACTTTTAAAGGTCAAGTCCGTTTTACTTATTTTTTAAGCGATAATTTTGGGATAAACGCTGGAGCATATTACATGCGTCACTTTGGAGCAAAAGAATTATTTGATACTCCATTGGGTGTTTCGGCTGGATATATCCCAATAGTTGATGGAAATTCAGCAAATGGAGGACCATCAAGCGATCTAGATTTTAACAACGCTCAACTTAGAGAAAAACCATGCGATTGCGATATTTCTTCAGTAGGAGTATTTGCAGGAATTACTTATAAATTTAGTAAAAAGGTGAAGGAAGATGTTTGCGAAGTTTGTGGTGAAGACCATATGCCAAGATGTTGCGCAACTTGTGGTTGTGGAGTAACAGTTACAGCAAGAGACAAATATACAAGTGAAACATTACCACTTACAGATGTTGTATTAACAGATTTAAACGGAAATATTGTGCAATCTGGTATAACAAACTCTTATGGAGTAGTCGTTTTTAACGATGTAGCCGAAGCAGATTATATTGTAAAAGGAAAATTATACGATGTTTCATTAGAAGAAACATCAATTACTAAAGACGAGTTTAAAGCTTGTAAAAAAGATGGTAATAGTATACAAAAGGTAATTGAGTATGGCGATTTAAACTTCGTATTAAAAGGAAATGTGGTAGAATGTAATACAGATAAAGGTATTCAAGGTGTAGATGTAGTATTAAAAAACACTGTTAATCCTGGACAAAAAAACACACTATCTGATGCTAAAGGCGATTTTATTTTTCATCTAAAACAAGCTTCAATATTTTTATTAAAAGGAAATAAAAACGGATATTTCTCTAATGAAGTTTCAATAACTACAAATGATTACGATAGAAATAAGTCACTATTTATAGATTTCGAAATGTGTGTAAACCCATGTGGTCAAGCGATTAAGTTAGATAATATTATTTTCAACTTAGACAAATGGGATATTCTTCCAGCTGCACGTCCAGACTTAGATTACGTTGTAAAACTAATGCAAGATAACCCAACAATAAGTGTAGAAATGTCTTCTCATACAGATTCTCGTGGAAGCAACCCTTATAACCAAACGCTATCTCAAAAGAGAGCAGAATCTACCATAAATTATTTAATGACAAAAGGAATCTCTAGAGCGCGTTTAATTGCACGTGGAGCAGGAGAGACAGAATTATTAAACCAATGTGCAGATGGTGCAACATGTGCAGAAAACGAGCACACAATAAACCGTAGAACAGAATTTAAAGTTATCTGTCCTCAATAA
- a CDS encoding sensor histidine kinase produces the protein MSKDLDSVLFILFAIALLVIGAVVFLFITFNNRKNELLQEQLETKLKNQKRQHNLELNALRAQMNPHFVHNSLNAIQYYIQLNEVEKSEDYLAKFSKLMRLFFEYSRKQNISLENELKLLNNYLEIEKLRFEDSLEYTVDVDLKLDTEYLLLPPMILQPILENAINHGIFHKKGKGTLELKFVYINNNSFKVEVVDNGIGVNKARELSKNKKQTHTEHSSFVLEERLTLLKESNNWDIDFTILDRSEHEENQTGTRVVLVFKDTENDH, from the coding sequence ATGAGTAAAGATTTAGATTCAGTATTGTTTATTCTTTTTGCAATTGCACTACTTGTAATTGGTGCAGTTGTATTCCTATTTATAACTTTCAATAACCGAAAAAATGAACTGCTACAAGAACAATTAGAAACTAAACTTAAGAATCAAAAACGGCAACATAATCTAGAATTAAATGCTTTACGAGCACAAATGAATCCGCATTTTGTTCATAATTCGCTTAATGCAATTCAATATTATATTCAGTTAAATGAGGTAGAAAAAAGTGAAGATTATCTCGCTAAATTTTCAAAATTAATGCGATTGTTTTTCGAGTATTCAAGAAAACAAAATATCTCTTTAGAGAACGAATTAAAATTATTAAACAACTATCTCGAAATTGAAAAATTACGGTTCGAAGATAGCCTAGAGTACACCGTTGACGTCGATTTAAAATTGGATACCGAATATTTACTTTTACCTCCAATGATTTTACAGCCTATTTTAGAGAATGCTATAAATCATGGGATATTTCATAAAAAAGGAAAAGGAACTCTAGAGCTTAAGTTTGTTTACATAAACAATAATAGCTTTAAAGTAGAGGTGGTAGATAATGGTATAGGTGTAAATAAAGCTCGTGAGCTGTCTAAAAACAAAAAGCAAACCCATACAGAACATTCTAGTTTTGTACTCGAAGAACGTTTAACTCTATTAAAAGAAAGTAACAATTGGGATATCGACTTTACCATTTTAGATCGCTCAGAACACGAAGAAAACCAAACTGGAACAAGAGTAGTTTTAGTATTTAAAGACACCGAAAATGACCATTAA
- a CDS encoding OmpA family protein → MKTILNKITVALIMLVITINFSSCNATKNANNKQKGSVIGAAGGAVLGGVLGNNLGKGGKGTEGALIGGVLGTGIGLLLGNRMDKQAQQIESEIPGAKVERIEDNIIITFDENSGVYFATADKFLNVKSQETLDKLARVIKEYPDTYIFVEGHTDNVGSAASNLKLSQERANSVTRYLDYNKGIDRGRITTSWFGETQPVYDNSSSYGREKNRRVNITIKPNEKMIQDSRNN, encoded by the coding sequence ATGAAAACAATACTAAACAAAATAACAGTAGCATTAATAATGCTAGTAATAACAATCAATTTTTCTAGTTGCAACGCTACTAAAAATGCAAATAACAAACAAAAAGGATCGGTAATTGGAGCCGCAGGAGGAGCTGTGCTTGGTGGTGTTCTGGGAAATAATTTAGGTAAAGGAGGAAAGGGAACCGAAGGCGCCTTAATTGGTGGTGTTTTAGGTACAGGAATCGGTTTGCTTTTAGGAAATAGAATGGATAAGCAAGCGCAACAAATAGAATCGGAAATTCCAGGTGCAAAAGTAGAGCGTATTGAAGATAACATAATTATAACTTTCGATGAGAATAGTGGTGTTTATTTTGCAACTGCAGACAAGTTTTTAAATGTAAAATCGCAAGAAACACTAGATAAGTTAGCAAGAGTTATTAAAGAATATCCAGACACTTATATTTTTGTAGAAGGCCATACAGACAATGTAGGTTCTGCAGCTTCAAATTTAAAACTTTCACAAGAACGTGCCAATTCTGTAACGCGTTATTTAGATTATAATAAAGGAATAGATAGAGGTAGAATTACAACAAGTTGGTTTGGAGAAACGCAACCTGTTTACGATAATTCATCTTCTTATGGAAGAGAAAAAAACAGACGTGTAAACATTACAATTAAGCCTAACGAAAAAATGATTCAAGACTCTAGAAATAACTAA
- a CDS encoding SpaA isopeptide-forming pilin-related protein, whose amino-acid sequence MKNQDLKSLFFAGLKLIVITLVFSISFSCSDEGCEYDDIINQVIPPGCALEADLNLSTGIDANGNVIAAAFGAVDPFWKIINQPPLYQGSPGNPCTSSAVGTFTGETYSMNFGQAPNAWVNQSGAATLAPFDLGPNGSFGCNNAINGNGTQVPYVFERSFCVLEDTNVDFNFTFKGDDQVRFELIKNEPFSLISTSTTYVWSPNTGIQTWTATNLPLSVGSYSIRGELVNTGAIILGFSFLGNMTTTNGDEAISNNTLGCCENNTISVLNILEQDCDRVFNNSTDAFGDSWSFSLLDSTGSLIRTGTTDINGNLFFSGLPDGTYTIQIVNQTGWNQTITTETVNIANNSVQLVEFYSCNN is encoded by the coding sequence TTGAAAAATCAGGATTTAAAATCTCTGTTTTTCGCAGGACTAAAATTAATAGTAATAACACTAGTATTCTCAATATCTTTTTCGTGTAGTGATGAAGGTTGTGAGTATGATGATATTATAAATCAAGTAATACCTCCAGGATGCGCATTAGAAGCAGATTTAAACTTATCTACAGGAATAGATGCAAATGGAAATGTTATTGCGGCTGCTTTTGGAGCAGTAGATCCATTTTGGAAAATAATAAATCAACCACCACTTTATCAAGGATCACCAGGAAACCCTTGTACCAGTAGTGCAGTTGGAACTTTTACAGGAGAAACTTACTCGATGAATTTTGGTCAAGCCCCAAATGCTTGGGTAAATCAATCTGGAGCAGCAACATTGGCACCTTTCGACTTAGGACCAAATGGAAGTTTTGGTTGTAATAATGCAATTAATGGAAATGGAACACAAGTACCTTATGTTTTTGAACGTTCATTTTGTGTTTTAGAAGATACAAATGTAGATTTTAATTTTACTTTTAAAGGCGACGACCAAGTCCGTTTTGAATTAATTAAAAATGAACCATTTAGTCTTATTAGTACTAGTACAACTTATGTTTGGAGTCCAAATACAGGAATTCAAACATGGACAGCTACTAATTTACCTTTATCGGTTGGTAGTTATAGTATTAGAGGCGAATTAGTAAACACTGGAGCAATTATTTTAGGTTTTTCTTTTTTAGGAAACATGACAACCACTAATGGAGATGAAGCTATTTCTAATAATACTTTAGGTTGTTGCGAAAATAATACTATTAGTGTGCTAAACATTCTAGAACAAGATTGCGATAGAGTATTTAATAATAGTACAGATGCATTTGGAGATTCTTGGAGTTTTAGTTTGTTAGACAGTACAGGTTCATTAATTAGAACAGGAACAACAGATATTAATGGAAACCTTTTCTTTTCAGGCTTACCAGACGGGACTTATACAATACAAATTGTTAATCAAACCGGTTGGAATCAAACAATTACAACAGAAACAGTAAATATTGCAAATAATTCTGTCCAATTAGTAGAATTTTATAGCTGTAATAATTAG
- a CDS encoding LytTR family DNA-binding domain-containing protein: MTIKTILVDDERKAIAILKNKLERLCPDIEIIAETQNPKEGIDLIKELKPDLVFMDIAMPELSGFDVLKQFEKPDFEIIFATAFDNYAIEAIKHCAIGYLVKPVDNNDLVEAVNNAKHNIEEKTALIKNKQLIENLGVQTFQKKKIIVPSIEGLEFVKIEDVIHCEGETGYTKIHLRNGKPLLSSNSIGHFSKMLENNDFYLVHKSHLINLSYIEKYLNEGYVVLSGNTKIPVSRNRRQQFLEQLKK; the protein is encoded by the coding sequence ATGACCATTAAAACCATATTAGTAGACGATGAGCGCAAAGCTATAGCTATTTTAAAAAATAAGTTAGAACGCTTATGTCCAGATATAGAAATTATAGCAGAAACCCAAAACCCTAAAGAAGGTATAGACTTAATAAAGGAACTGAAACCAGATTTAGTTTTTATGGATATTGCAATGCCAGAGTTAAGTGGTTTCGATGTTTTAAAACAGTTTGAGAAACCAGATTTCGAAATAATTTTTGCTACTGCTTTCGATAATTATGCTATAGAAGCCATAAAGCATTGTGCTATTGGTTATCTAGTAAAACCAGTAGATAATAACGATTTGGTGGAAGCTGTTAATAATGCAAAACATAATATTGAAGAGAAAACGGCACTAATAAAAAACAAGCAGTTAATAGAAAACTTAGGAGTACAAACGTTTCAAAAAAAGAAAATAATTGTGCCAAGCATAGAAGGTTTGGAGTTTGTTAAAATAGAAGATGTTATTCATTGCGAAGGAGAAACAGGCTATACCAAAATTCATTTAAGAAACGGTAAACCATTGTTAAGTTCTAATAGTATTGGGCATTTTAGTAAAATGCTTGAGAATAATGATTTTTACCTCGTCCATAAATCACACTTAATAAACTTAAGTTACATAGAGAAATATCTAAACGAAGGTTATGTAGTTTTAAGTGGGAATACTAAAATTCCAGTATCACGAAATCGTAGGCAACAATTTTTAGAACAATTAAAAAAATAG
- a CDS encoding lipocalin family protein produces the protein MKNIITLCLLVLIVFSCGSTKTERQSKRVIKGNWVLNQVTHNEKGDYNISLLNDANQDCFEGSNWQFIPNNNSGNYSLSSGNCDNLQRFFIFTIKEIDPTTGLYNFLLKPTNNKRKSETNHGFRIKLTQLSETNMQWQQTVSVDGKPFTLNMNFTKQ, from the coding sequence ATGAAAAACATAATAACACTTTGCCTTCTAGTATTAATCGTTTTTTCCTGCGGAAGCACAAAAACAGAAAGACAATCTAAAAGAGTAATAAAAGGAAATTGGGTACTTAACCAGGTCACGCATAATGAAAAAGGAGATTATAATATTTCTTTATTAAACGATGCAAATCAAGACTGTTTTGAAGGTAGTAACTGGCAGTTTATACCAAATAACAATTCGGGTAATTATAGCTTAAGTTCTGGAAATTGTGATAACCTACAAAGGTTTTTTATTTTCACAATTAAAGAAATAGATCCAACAACTGGGCTTTATAACTTTCTCTTAAAACCAACGAATAATAAGCGTAAAAGCGAAACCAATCATGGTTTTAGAATAAAACTTACACAACTATCTGAAACCAACATGCAATGGCAACAAACTGTTAGTGTAGATGGAAAACCATTTACGCTTAATATGAATTTTACAAAACAATAA
- a CDS encoding T9SS type A sorting domain-containing protein has protein sequence MPNPTSETIKINANFGSEFRTSVLDLNGRVLLSNIKGKTINVSQFADGIYLLIIQNNDKKITKRIVVKK, from the coding sequence ATGCCAAATCCAACATCAGAAACTATTAAGATTAATGCTAATTTTGGAAGTGAATTTAGAACTTCAGTTTTAGATTTAAATGGAAGAGTATTACTTTCAAATATAAAAGGAAAAACAATTAATGTGTCTCAGTTTGCGGATGGTATTTATCTTTTAATCATTCAAAATAATGACAAAAAAATAACAAAACGCATAGTTGTAAAAAAATAA